One Penicillium oxalicum strain HP7-1 chromosome III, whole genome shotgun sequence genomic region harbors:
- a CDS encoding Leucine--tRNA ligase translates to MQMLQRIQLTPLLARARQCAPAGLRSPTPHLYFNYLTRQSSTSHTYRKLDLPALDKKWQAKWLSPDARARPAVVSQGERKPKSYVLSMFPYPSGTLHMGHLRVYTISDVISRYYRMCGRDVLHPMGWDAFGLPAENAAIERGVDPAVWTEQNIAKMKEQLKCISAHFDWDRELATCAPEFYEHTQRLFLMLYEKGLAYQAEALVNYDPVDKTVLANEQVDANGFSWRSGAKVEKLNLKQWFFRITQFKEDLLKDLDSLVGGWPERVLSMQRNWLGKSYGANVTFPVTAGPDGQEVHVEVFTTRPDTLYGVEYLALALDHPIVVKAAETDPALRNFLDEAASLPADSKAGYRLNDVTASHPLRLIDTESPHIQRKLPVFAAPYVLSDYGEGAVMAVPGHDNRDIAFFKENMHPDLIPLVIEPECSSNATNDNMVPAKDAKAFTQEGLLTARSGKYQGLHSRDAAKQIVADLEKVGHARFAETWRLRDWLISRQRYWGAPIPIIHCGDCGPVPVPASDLPVKLPKIEGEWLKGKKGNPLESSEEWLHTNCPSCGGPAKRDTDTMDTFVDSSWYFLRYLDPANKEAPFSPSVAQPVDVYIGGVEHAILHLLYARFIYKFLAQSELFPKMSDSQDVPAEPFKTLLSQGMVHGKTFTEPSTGRFLLPSEVDLTSPDKPLIKGTQIMPNVSFEKMSKSKYNGVDPTVCAAKYGADATRAHILFSAPVSEVLEWDETKIVGVERWFGRLWKLVLDTQQSLSRAAFALPTVDIQIPTGHLMNLPSLDDMSDPDADAILATHNIISSVTSCIETNPYGLNTVISDLIKLTNALTSAPPSSPLVLYLSISSLLRLLSPIAPAFASETWEILHETILKSNTPEPSIPAVHSCPWPTPLLTPEQVEALSARGGQTVAIQINGKLRCAVTIPCMEQSPTAPSGGKGPSKEEQDWIVSRVLETTEGKLWLQEKNDWEKRKRVIVVKGGKLMNVVF, encoded by the exons ATGCAAATGCTCCAACGAATTCAATTGACGCCTTTACTTGCGCGAGCTCGCCAATGCGCGCCGGCTGGCCTCCGTTCGCCCACACCTCACCTCTACTTTAATTACCTGACCAGACAATCCTCAACATCCCATACGTATAGAAAGCTTGATCTACCGGCACTCGACAAGAAATGGCAAGCAAAATGGCTATCGCCCGACGCAAGAGCGCGACCGGCGGTAGTATCCCAAGGCGAGCGCAAGCCGAAGTCCTACGTCCTGTCAATGTTTCCATACCCGTCCGGCACCTTGCACATGGGTCATCTCAGGGTATACACAATATCCGATGTGATATCACGATATTACAGAATGTGTGGCAGGGATGTGCTACATCCCATGGGTTGGGACGCGTTTGGTCTTCCAGCTGAGAATGCGGCTATCGAACGCGGTGTGGATCCTGCTGTCTGGACGGAGCAGAACATTGCAAAGATGAAGGAACAGTTGAAGTGCATATCCGCTCATTTTGATTGGGATAGG GAACTAGCAACATGCGCGCCCGAGTTCTACGAGCACACGCAGCGACTATTTCTGATGCTCTACGAGAAGGGTCTGGCATACCAGGCTGAAGCATTAGTCAACTACGATCCCGTTGACAAGACAGTCCTCGCAAACGAGCAAGTGGATGCGAATGGGTTTTCGTGGCGGTCGGGCGCGAAAGTTGAAAAGCTCAACCTCAAACAATGGTTCTTTCGCATCACGCAATTCAAGGAAGACCTGCTGAAAGACCTTGATTCACTCGTTGGAGGCTGGCCTGAGCGAGTGCTGTCCATGCAACGAAACTGGCTGGGAAAGTCTTACGGTGCAAACGTCACGTTCCCGGTCACCGCTGGCCCCGATGGACAGGAGGTCCACGTGGAAGTATTCACAACCCGCCCAGACACTCTGTATGGTGTGGAATACCTTGCTCTGGCGCTGGATCATCCCATCGTCGTCAAGGCAGCCGAGACCGACCCGGCGCTCCGAAACTTCTTAGATGAAGCCGCATCATTACCGGCCGATTCAAAAGCTGGCTATCGTTTGAATGACGTGACGGCGTCTCATCCGTTACGTTTGATTGATACCGAGAGCCCTCATATCCAGAGAAAACTGCCGGTTTTCGCAGCACCGTATGTCTTAAGTGACTATGGAGAGGGCGCTGTGATGGCCGTACCTGGCCACGACAACCGGGACATAGCCTTCTTCAAAGAGAACATGCACCCGGATTTGATCCCTCTTGTCATCGAGCCAGAATGTTCGAGCAATGCTACAAATGACAACATGGTGCCTGCAAAAGATGCCAAAGCCTTCACCCAGGAGGGACTGCTGACTGCACGAAGTGGAAAGTACCAAGGCCTACATTCACGAGACGCTGCGAAACAGATCGTGGCAGACTTGGAGAAAGTTGGGCATGCGCGATTTGCTGAGACATGGCGGCTACGGGACTGGCTCATCAGCCGGCAAAGGTATTGGGGAGCTCCGATTCCCATTATTCACTGCGGCGACTGTGGCCCTGTACCAGTCCCGGCCTCAGATCTTCCCGTCAAGCTGCCGAAGATTGAAGGGGAATGGctgaaagggaagaaaggtAACCCACTTGAATCTTCTGAGGAATGGCTACATACCAACTGTCCCAGCTGCGGTGGTCCTGCCAAGCGTGATACAGATACTATGGACACTTTTGTCGACTCATCTTGGTACTTTTTACGCTACCTGGACCCTGCAAACAAGGAAGCGCCGTTCTCGCCCTCTGTTGCCCAACCGGTTGATGTTTATATCGGTGGCGTAGAGCATGCGATTTTGCATTTGCTGTACGCTCGATTCATCTACAAATTCCTCGCACAGTCTGAGCTGTTTCCGAAAATGTCCGATTCCCAAGATGTCCCAGCAGAGCCCTTCAAGACATTACTGTCGCAAGGCATGGTTCACGGCAAGACTTTCACAGAGCCTTCGACAGGGCGATTTTTGCTCCCATCTGAAGTTGACTTGACGAGCCCAGACAAACCTTTGATCAAGGGGACCCAAATTATGCCCAACGTGTCTTTTGAGAAGATGTCTAAGAGCAAATATAATGGCGTGGATCCTACTGTCTGTGCTGCAAAGTACGGCGCCGATGCGACCCGTGCGcacatcctcttctctgCTCCGGTCAGCGAAGTGCTTGAATGGGATGAGACAAAGATTGTTGGCGTCGAACGTTGGTTCGGTCGGCTCTGGAAGCTGGTCCTCGATACCCAGCAGTCTCTAAGCCGCGCAGCCTTCGCTCTCCCCACGGTTGATATACAAATTCCCACCGGACACCTCATGAACCTGCCCTCTCTCGATGATATGAGCGACCCCGACGCAGATGCGATCTTAGCGACCCACAACATCATATCATCGGTGACATCGTGCATTGAAACCAACCCCTATGGGCTAAACACGGTCATTTCGGatttgatcaaattgaccaACGCTCTGACATCGGCCCCACCTTCCAGCCCTCTTGTATTGTACCTGTCCATTTCGtctcttctgcgccttcTCTCCCCAATTGCCCCCGCCTTTGCATCAGAGACCTGGGAAATCCTCCACGAGACAATCCTCAAATCCAACACGCCCGAGCCTTCAATACCTGCGGTTCATTCTTGTCCCTGGCCCACCCCACTCCTGACTCCTGAGCAGGTCGAGGCTCTCTCGGCTCGCGGTGGTCAAACAGTTGCGATCCAGATTAATGGGAAACTTCGCTGTGCGGTGACCATCCCGTGCATGGAGCAGTCCCCCACTGCGCCTTCTGGGGGAAAAGGACCATCGAAGGAGGAGCAAGACTGGATTGTCAGCCGAGTTTTGGAAACTACCGAGGGCAAGCTGTGGCTccaagagaagaatgattgggagaagaggaagcgtGTCATTGTTGTCAAGGGTGGCAAGCTGATGAATGTTGTGTTCTAG
- a CDS encoding Vacuolar protein sorting-associated protein 45, with translation MDVVAAVSGYISKMVTAGESASGLSSTKMKILLLDSETVSIVSTAITQSALLNHEVYLIDRLDNAAREKMRHLRCLCFVRPSPSSIQLLIDELRDPKYGEYYIYFSNIIRKSSLERLAEADSHEVVQSVQEQFADFWVINPDLANLNLGFPLSRLWSHTPDLWNPDSLQRATEGTLALLLALKKNPLIRYEKNSFLARKLATEVRYHITQEEQLFNFRRTDTPPILLILDRRDDPITPLLSQWTYQAMVHELLGISNGRVNLRDVPDIRPELQEIVLAQDQDPFFKKNMYQNFGDLGQNIKEYVEQYQVKTQSNMNIDSIADMKRFVEDYPEFRKLSGNVSKHVTLVGELSRRVGEDNLLDVSELEQSLACNDNHSNDLKSLQRIISLPNVPADCKVRLVALYGLRYESQSNNSLAVLLDLLVTAGDVPSHRVNIIPKLLAYHHSLQAPPVAGGFTDLFESTSFFSGARDRFKGLKGVENVYTQHSPRLEMTLQNLIKGRLKELQYPFLEGSGHTRDKPQDIIIFMVGGTTYEEAKMVAQVNASSPGVRVVLSGTSIHNSTTFLEEVDDAVSSWPEPGPTTAAGRLRREVGR, from the exons ATGGACGTTGTCGCGGCCGTCTCGGGCTACATCTCCAAGATGGTGACGGCCGGCGAGTCGGCGTCAGGATTATCGTCgaccaagatgaagatcttGCTTTTGGATAGTGAGACA GTATCCATTGTCTCGACCGCCATCACTCAATCCGCCCTCCTGAACCATGAAGTCTACCTCATCGACCGCCTGGACAACGCCGCGCGCGAGAAGATGCGCCACCTACGATGCTTGTGTTTTGTGCGACCCTCGCCGAGCTCGATCCAGTTGCTTATCGACGAGCTTCGCGATCCCAAATATGGCGAATACTACATTTACTTCAGCAACATCATCCGCAAGTCCTCGCTCGAGCGTCTGGCCGAGGCTGACAGCCACGAGGTCGTTCAAAGCGTCCAGGAACAGTTTGCCGACTTTTGGGTCATCAATCCAGACCTTGCAAACTTGAATCTGGGATTCCCACTGTCGCGGCTCTGGAGTCATACTCCGGATCTGTGGAACCCCGACTCACTCCAGCGGGCTACAGAGGGAACCTTGGCCTTGCTACTCGCGCTGAAGAAGAACCCGTTAATTCGGTATGAGAAGAACAGTTTTTTGGCAAGAAAATTGGCGACCGAGGTCAGATACCATATCACACAGGAGGAGCAGCTGTTCAACTTCCGTCGGACGGATACACCCCCGATCCTGCTCATCCTTGACCGACGCGACGATCCGATCACACCGCTTCTTTCGCAATGGACCTACCAGGCCATGGTCCACGAGCTGCTGGGTATCAGCAATGGAAGGGTCAACCTGCGCGATGTTCCCGATATCCGACCAGAGCTACAGGAGATTGTCCTGGCGCAGGACCAGGATCCGTTCTTTAAAAAGAACATGTACCAAAATTTCGGTGATCTGGGCCAGAACATCAAGGAATATGTGGAACAATACCAGGTCAAGACGCAGAGTAATATGAATATTGATTCGATCGCCGATATGAAGCGCTTCGTGGAGGATTACCCTGAATTTCGCAAACTGTCCGGCAATGTCAGCAAGCACGTTACCTTGGTGGGCGAGCTGAGTCGGCGAGTCGGAGAGGATAATCTGCTGGACGTGAGTGAATTGGAACAGAGCTTGGCTTGCAACGATAACCACTCCAACGACCTCAAG TCTCTCCAACGCATCATTTCATTACCAAATGTCCCCGCGGACTGCAAAGTTCGTCTGGTTGCTCTCTACGGTCTTCGTTACGAAAGCCAATCGAACAACTCCCTGGCGGTATTGCTCGATCTGCTCGTCACGGCGGGTGATGTCCCTTCCCATCGTGTCAACATCATCCCTAAGCTTCTTGCCTATCATCATTCccttcaagctcctccagtGGCGGGAGGCTTTACGGATCTATTTGAATCcacctccttcttctccggcGCCCGGGACCGTTTCAAGGGCCTGAAAGGGGTGGAGAACGTCTACACGCAGCACTCTCCAAGACTCGAAATGACCCTTCAGAACCTCATTAAAGGCCGTCTGAAGGAGCTGCAATATCCATTCCTCGAAGGCAGCGGACACACGCGGGATAAGCCCCAAgacatcatcatcttcatggtTGGGGGCACAACATACGAGGAGGCGAAGATGGTCGCTCAAGTCAATGCCAGCTCTCCCGGCGTGCGCGTTGTTTTGAGCGGGACCAGTATACACAATAGCACGACGTTCCTTGAGGAAGTGGATGACGCCGTGAGCAGCTGGCCAGAGCCTGGTCCCACGACAGCTGCGGGACGGCTGCGGAGGGAAGTTGGGCGCTAA
- a CDS encoding Lysophospholipid acyltransferase, translating into MLPYIDAFFSYPASLTGASVDELKLLASFLVSYPLSALLKRVPDAQPWKKNAFIIAVSLFYLVGLYDLWDGLRTILYSAAGTYAIAYYIDGSLMPWIGFLFLMGHMSINHIQRQILDDPQAVDITGAQMVMVMKLSSFCWNIHDGRLPQAQLTEAQKYSAITEFPSIANYIGYVMFFPSLFAGPSFEYVDYRRWLDTTLFDIPPGTDPAKVPKTRKKRKIPRSGTPAAKKAAIGLFWILAFLQLGGWYTKDFVLSDAFLEYSFPRRVFTVYMLGFTSRLKYYGVWSLTEGACILSGIGYNGFDPKSGKVFWNRLENVDPWSLETAQNSYGYLGSWNKNTNHWLRNYVYLRVTPKGKKPGFRASLATFATSALWHGFYPGYYLTFVLGSFIQTVAKRFRRYVRPFFMTPDGTKPTPYKRYYDILSWLATQLTLGFAVLPFIYLGFADSVAVWSRVYFYGIIGTASSIMMFASFSPVRSYLTAQLKRRNRPHVPRTMSQETLHPPTLGMSNDLEREFDEAAAEIRAEIESRRRRGSVVTMPTGEELKIAVEQKIGRKL; encoded by the exons ATGTTGCCCTATATAGATGCTT TCTTCAGCTACCCAGCCAGTTTGACAGGCGCCTCGGTGGATGAGC TCAAGCTGCTGGCTTCGTTCCTCGTCTCCTACCCGCTCTCCGCTCTGCTCAAGCGTGTTCCCGATGCGCAGCCCTGGAAGAAAAACGCCTTTATCATTGCAGTCTCGCTCTTTTACCTCGTTGGTCTTTACGATCTGTGGGATGGCCTTCGGACGATTCTGTACAGTGCTGCAGGCACATATGCCATCGCATACTACATTGATGGCTCGTTGATGCCCTGGATCGGATTCCTGTTCCTCATGGGCCACATGTCAATCAACCATATCCAGCGCCAGATTCTCGACGATCCCCAAGCAGTGGATATCACGGGTGCCCAAATGGTCATGGTGATGAAGCTGTCATCTTTCTGCTGGAATATCCACGACGGGCGTCTCCCTCAGGCTCAATTGACCGAGGCACAGAAGTACTCTGCAATCACCGAGTTCCCGAGTATTGCCAATTACATCGGCTACGTCATGTTCTTCCCGTCCCTCTTTGCCGGCCCTTCCTTTGAATATGTCGACTACCGCCGCTGGCTTGATACAACCTTGTTCGATATCCCCCCGGGTACCGACCCTGCCAAGGTTCCCAAGACCAGAAAGAAGCGCAAGATTCCGCGAAGCGGCACCCCAGCTGCCAAGAAAGCCGCCATTGGTCTATTCTGGATTCTGGCTTTCCTTCAACTGGGCGGGTGGTACACCAAAGATTTTGTTCTTTCAGACGCGTTTCTGGAGTATTCCTTCCCTCGTCGGGTCTTCACCGTGTACATGCTCGGCTTCACGTCACGCCTAAAGTATTACGGTGTGTGGTCTCTGACTGAGGGTGCCTGTATCCTGTCTGGAATCGGATACAATGGCTTCGATCCCAAATCAGGAAAGGTCTTCTGGAATCGACTGGAGAACGTTGACCCATGGAGCCTCGAGACTGCCCAAAATTCGTATGGCTACCTTGGCAGCTGGAATAAGAACACCAACCACTGGTTGCGCAATTATGTCTACTTGCGTGTGACTCCCAAGGGAAAGAAGCCCGGTTTCCGTGCTAGTCTCGCCACTTTTGCGACCAGTGCCCTGTGGCATGGTTTCTACCCTGGCTATTACCTAACATTCGTGCTGGGTTCATTTATCCAGACTGTTGCAAAGA GATTCCGTCGCTACGTGCGCCCCTTCTTCATGACCCCCGATGGAACCAAACCCACCCCTTACAAACGCTACTATGACATCCTCAGCTGGCTGGCAACCCAGCTCACTCTCGGCTTCGCCGTCCTCCCATTCATCTACCTTGGATTTGCCGACTCCGTGGCCGTCTGGTCCCGCGTCTACTTCTACGGCATTATCGGCAccgcctcttccatcatgaTGTTTGCCTCATTCTCTCCCGTCCGATCCTATCTCACCGCTCAACTCAAGCGCCGCAACAGACCTCATGTTCCGCGCACCATGAGCCAAGAAACACTCCACCCGCCTACCCTAGGCATGTCCAATGACCTGGAACGTGAATTCGATGAGGCTGCCGCGGAGATTCGGGCCGAGATTgagtcgaggagaagaagaggcagTGTGGTCACCATGCCTACTGGGGAAGAATTGAAAATTGCCGTTGAGCAGAAGATTGGTCGGAAGCTttga